In Variovorax paradoxus, a single genomic region encodes these proteins:
- a CDS encoding efflux RND transporter periplasmic adaptor subunit, with protein MTASTTVFSRARSAAWLLLPAVFLVGCSPKPAAQDPVRAVKFVTVGASEFDAQPEFSAEVRARVESRLGFRVAGKITRRQAELGQHVQAGQVLAQLDPQDYRLAAEAARAQQAAALTNRDLAAADLKRYRELREQNFISGAELERRETTWKAAQAQLEQAQAQLSSQGNQANYTTLVADVAGIITAIEAEPGQVVQAGTPVVRIAQDGARDVVFAVPEDRATLVKTGSPVTVRGWSGGNELQGQVREVAASADAVTRTYSIKVAIDAATAPPLGATVYARPQALAHAGATVLKLPTSALRQEGKGSAVWVLDKSTMTVRSQAVQVATADGNEAVIASGITPGMMVVAAGVHVLSPGQKVTIYQSKEAAAAAANAGTKASVQPVAAVAATDKEIAAGATGGVAK; from the coding sequence ATGACCGCCTCCACCACTGTCTTTTCCCGTGCCCGCAGCGCCGCATGGCTGCTGCTTCCCGCCGTCTTCCTGGTCGGCTGCTCGCCGAAACCCGCGGCCCAGGACCCTGTTCGCGCGGTCAAGTTCGTGACCGTGGGGGCGAGCGAATTCGACGCCCAGCCCGAGTTCTCGGCCGAGGTGCGGGCGCGTGTCGAGTCGCGACTGGGCTTCCGCGTGGCGGGCAAGATCACCCGGCGCCAGGCCGAGCTCGGCCAGCATGTGCAGGCCGGCCAAGTGCTGGCGCAACTCGATCCGCAGGATTACCGGCTCGCCGCCGAAGCCGCCCGCGCCCAGCAGGCCGCGGCGCTGACCAACCGTGATCTAGCCGCCGCCGACCTGAAGCGCTACCGCGAGCTGCGCGAGCAGAACTTCATCAGCGGCGCCGAACTGGAGCGCCGCGAAACCACCTGGAAGGCCGCGCAAGCCCAGCTCGAGCAGGCACAGGCCCAACTCTCGTCGCAAGGCAACCAGGCCAACTACACGACGCTCGTGGCCGACGTGGCCGGCATCATCACCGCCATCGAGGCGGAGCCGGGCCAAGTGGTGCAGGCCGGCACGCCGGTCGTGCGCATCGCGCAGGACGGCGCGCGCGACGTGGTGTTCGCGGTGCCGGAAGACCGCGCCACGCTCGTGAAGACGGGTTCGCCGGTCACGGTGCGCGGCTGGTCGGGCGGCAACGAACTGCAGGGCCAGGTCCGCGAGGTCGCGGCCAGCGCCGATGCTGTCACGCGCACCTATTCGATCAAGGTGGCCATCGACGCCGCCACCGCGCCGCCGCTCGGCGCCACGGTCTATGCGCGCCCGCAGGCGCTGGCGCATGCCGGCGCCACGGTGCTGAAGCTGCCGACCAGCGCCCTGCGCCAGGAAGGCAAGGGCTCGGCTGTGTGGGTGCTCGACAAATCGACCATGACGGTGCGCTCGCAGGCCGTGCAGGTGGCCACGGCCGACGGCAACGAGGCCGTCATCGCCAGCGGCATCACGCCCGGCATGATGGTCGTGGCCGCCGGTGTGCACGTGCTCTCGCCGGGTCAGAAGGTCACCATCTACCAGTCGAAGGAGGCGGCCGCGGCCGCCGCCAATGCCGGCACAAAGGCGTCGGTGCAGCCCGTGGCCGCCGTCGCCGCGACCGACAAGGAGATCGCGGCAGGCGCAACGGGTGGTGTTGCCAAATGA
- the hpnE gene encoding hydroxysqualene dehydroxylase HpnE yields the protein MKTAVIGAGWAGLACAVEATRLGQAVTLFEAAHMPGGRARRVDDMHGLALDNGQHILIGAYTATLKLMRDVGVDVDSVLLRLPLSLRFADGGGLKLPRLPAPLDLLAGIFTARGWTWRDKSSLLRTAIGWRLAGFRCAGTTTVADLCAGLTPRVMKELIEPLCVSALNTPVAQSSGEVFLRVLKDALFSGSGGADLLLPRADLGALLPDAAIRWLTAQGAQVRIGTRVRAIAPEGVQWRADGEVFDQVVLACAPWDAARLVRASGLQADGWCATTEALRFEAIATVYVRGASPLAEPMLALRSDPATAPAQFAFDRGQLGGMQGVLAMVVSANEGSREVLEEQVIAQAAAQLGQSELQLVQTVVEKRATFACTPALARPSSAIAPGLQACGDYTEGPYPATLEGAVLSGLAAAQALTP from the coding sequence ATGAAGACAGCCGTCATCGGTGCCGGCTGGGCCGGCCTCGCCTGCGCGGTCGAGGCCACGCGGCTCGGGCAAGCCGTCACGCTGTTCGAAGCAGCGCACATGCCCGGCGGCCGGGCGCGGCGCGTCGACGACATGCATGGGCTGGCGCTCGACAACGGGCAGCACATCCTGATCGGCGCGTACACCGCCACGCTGAAGCTCATGCGCGATGTCGGCGTGGATGTCGACAGCGTGCTGCTGCGCCTGCCGCTGTCGCTGCGCTTTGCGGACGGCGGCGGGCTCAAGCTGCCGCGGCTGCCCGCGCCGCTCGACCTGCTGGCCGGCATCTTCACCGCGCGCGGCTGGACGTGGCGCGACAAGTCGTCGCTGCTGCGCACCGCCATCGGCTGGCGCCTTGCGGGCTTTCGCTGCGCCGGCACCACCACGGTCGCCGATCTGTGCGCCGGCCTCACGCCGCGCGTGATGAAGGAGCTGATCGAGCCGCTGTGCGTTTCCGCGCTCAACACGCCGGTGGCGCAGTCGAGCGGCGAAGTGTTCCTTCGCGTTCTGAAAGACGCCCTCTTCAGCGGCAGCGGCGGCGCCGACCTGCTGCTGCCCCGTGCCGACCTGGGCGCACTGCTTCCCGACGCGGCCATCCGATGGCTGACCGCACAGGGCGCGCAAGTGCGCATCGGCACCCGGGTGCGCGCGATCGCACCCGAAGGTGTCCAGTGGCGTGCCGACGGCGAAGTCTTCGACCAGGTCGTGCTGGCCTGCGCGCCGTGGGACGCGGCACGGCTGGTCCGCGCGTCCGGCCTGCAAGCGGATGGCTGGTGCGCGACCACCGAGGCCTTGCGCTTCGAAGCCATCGCCACCGTCTACGTGCGCGGCGCCTCGCCGCTGGCAGAACCGATGCTCGCGCTGCGCAGCGACCCGGCCACCGCCCCCGCGCAGTTCGCGTTCGACCGGGGCCAGCTTGGCGGCATGCAAGGGGTACTCGCGATGGTCGTCAGCGCCAACGAGGGCTCGCGTGAAGTGCTGGAAGAACAGGTGATCGCGCAGGCGGCCGCGCAACTGGGCCAATCGGAGCTGCAGCTCGTGCAGACCGTGGTCGAAAAGCGCGCCACCTTCGCATGCACGCCCGCCCTCGCCAGGCCTTCCTCGGCCATCGCGCCCGGCCTGCAGGCCTGCGGCGACTACACCGAAGGCCCCTACCCCGCCACGCTCGAAGGCGCCGTCCTCAGCGGGCTCGCCGCCGCCCAGGCATTGACACCATGA
- the hpnC gene encoding squalene synthase HpnC produces the protein MPATPHLAAAPAHYENFPVASWLCPPHLRPPIAAIYHFARTADDIADEGEASPDQRLAELRAYREELAAAAQGEVLASSRWPHVFGPLVHSIAQYKLPEDLLADLLSAFMQDIEKTRDHGTYADRAELLDYCRRSANPVGRLLLHLYDVHDAQALAQSDAICSALQLINFWQDPGVDLPRGRFYFPLTDCDRRGLTRENFKVFAPLSPAPPPQEAINLIAVMSYWARELMTEGAPLVHRLPGRAGWELRLVVQGGLRILDKIVDLGFDTFSQRPTVGKADAPVLLWKAMRMRRQSRPMKAAPPR, from the coding sequence GTGCCTGCCACTCCCCACCTTGCCGCTGCGCCGGCCCACTACGAAAATTTTCCGGTCGCCTCCTGGCTGTGCCCGCCGCACCTGCGACCGCCCATTGCCGCCATTTACCACTTCGCGCGCACCGCCGACGACATCGCCGACGAAGGCGAAGCCTCGCCCGACCAGCGGCTGGCCGAGCTGCGCGCCTACCGAGAAGAACTGGCCGCCGCCGCGCAGGGCGAGGTGCTGGCGTCGTCGCGCTGGCCCCATGTGTTCGGCCCCCTGGTCCACAGCATCGCGCAGTACAAGCTGCCCGAAGACCTGCTCGCCGACCTGCTGAGCGCCTTCATGCAGGACATCGAGAAAACCCGCGACCACGGCACCTATGCCGACCGCGCCGAGTTGCTCGACTACTGCCGCCGCTCCGCCAACCCGGTCGGCCGCCTCTTGCTGCACCTGTACGACGTGCACGACGCCCAGGCGCTGGCGCAGAGCGACGCCATCTGCAGCGCGCTGCAGCTCATCAATTTCTGGCAGGACCCGGGCGTCGACCTGCCGCGCGGGCGCTTCTACTTTCCGCTGACCGACTGCGATCGGCGCGGCCTGACGCGCGAGAACTTCAAGGTCTTCGCGCCGCTCTCGCCGGCCCCGCCGCCGCAGGAAGCTATCAATCTGATAGCAGTGATGTCTTATTGGGCGCGCGAACTCATGACCGAAGGCGCGCCGCTGGTGCACCGGCTACCGGGCCGCGCGGGCTGGGAACTGCGGCTGGTCGTGCAGGGCGGGCTGCGCATCCTCGACAAGATCGTCGACCTCGGCTTCGACACCTTCTCGCAGCGCCCCACCGTCGGCAAGGCCGATGCCCCCGTGCTGCTCTGGAAGGCCATGCGGATGCGGAGACAATCACGGCCCATGAAAGCAGCGCCTCCCCGATGA
- a CDS encoding LysE family translocator, with protein sequence MHFSNWLVFCGVTLLVAFTPGPAVLLAVSNSMSVGPRRAMISSLGNATGLFMVSAAAMAGLGVVLSTSAHAFMLLKLAGAAYLIYLGIKQWRSQGSVFADLQGAPAGAVPRSSLRLFGNGLTVALTNPKGILFFSALFPQFLTQEAPLAMQFAVLTTTFATASVLSHAFYVLLARLLRKQLSDPRRTRLFNKVSGGAFVLLGLSLLRLRNKAAA encoded by the coding sequence GTGCATTTTTCGAACTGGCTCGTCTTCTGCGGCGTCACGCTGCTCGTCGCCTTCACCCCCGGACCGGCGGTGCTGCTCGCGGTCTCGAACTCGATGAGCGTGGGTCCGCGACGCGCGATGATCAGCTCGCTCGGCAATGCGACAGGGCTGTTCATGGTGTCGGCCGCGGCGATGGCCGGCCTGGGCGTGGTGCTCTCGACCTCGGCCCATGCCTTCATGCTGCTGAAGCTGGCCGGCGCGGCCTACCTGATCTACCTGGGCATCAAGCAGTGGCGCAGCCAGGGCAGCGTGTTCGCCGACCTGCAGGGCGCACCGGCCGGTGCCGTGCCGCGTTCGAGCCTGCGACTGTTCGGCAACGGCCTGACGGTGGCGCTGACCAACCCCAAGGGCATTCTTTTCTTCTCCGCGCTGTTCCCGCAGTTCCTCACGCAGGAAGCGCCGCTGGCCATGCAGTTCGCGGTGCTGACGACCACCTTCGCGACTGCCTCGGTGCTGTCGCATGCGTTCTACGTGCTGCTGGCACGCCTGCTGCGCAAGCAGCTGTCGGACCCGCGCCGCACGCGGCTGTTCAACAAGGTGTCGGGCGGGGCCTTCGTGCTGCTGGGCCTGAGCCTGCTGCGGCTGCGCAACAAGGCCGCGGCCTGA
- the hpnD gene encoding presqualene diphosphate synthase HpnD, whose product MNPEQYVQDKAAASGSSFYYAFLFLPKPRRAAITAFYAFCREVDDVVDEVSDPGVAATKLAWWRTEVAQSFAGTPRHPVMQALMPHAAAYRIEARQLNEVIDGCQMDLHQTRYLDFPGLSRYCHLVAGVVGEVAARIFGQTDPQTTAYAHKLGLALQLTNILRDVGEDALRGRIYLPVNELQKFDVKAHEILNRVHSDRFVTLMKFQAARAHVAYDEALALLPLADRRAQKPGLMMASIYRTLLREIERDDFQVLNQRVSLTPVRKFWLAWKVQALGRI is encoded by the coding sequence ATGAATCCCGAGCAATACGTGCAAGACAAGGCCGCCGCCTCGGGCAGCAGTTTCTATTACGCCTTCCTGTTTCTCCCCAAGCCGCGCCGCGCCGCGATCACGGCCTTCTATGCGTTCTGCCGCGAGGTCGACGACGTGGTCGACGAGGTCAGCGACCCAGGCGTGGCCGCCACCAAGCTCGCCTGGTGGCGCACCGAGGTGGCCCAGTCTTTTGCCGGCACGCCCCGCCACCCGGTGATGCAGGCGCTGATGCCGCACGCCGCGGCCTACCGCATCGAGGCGCGCCAGCTCAACGAGGTGATCGACGGCTGCCAGATGGACCTGCACCAGACCCGCTACCTCGACTTCCCGGGCCTTTCGCGCTACTGCCACCTGGTGGCCGGCGTGGTGGGCGAAGTCGCGGCGCGCATCTTCGGCCAGACCGACCCGCAGACCACCGCCTACGCCCACAAGCTGGGCCTGGCGCTGCAACTCACCAACATCCTGCGCGACGTGGGCGAAGACGCCCTGCGCGGACGCATCTACCTGCCGGTGAACGAGCTGCAGAAGTTCGACGTGAAGGCGCACGAGATCCTGAACCGCGTGCACTCCGACCGCTTCGTCACGCTGATGAAGTTCCAGGCCGCGCGCGCCCATGTGGCCTACGACGAGGCGCTCGCCCTGCTCCCGCTGGCCGACCGCCGCGCGCAGAAGCCGGGCCTCATGATGGCCAGCATCTACCGCACCCTGCTGCGCGAGATCGAGCGCGACGACTTCCAGGTGCTGAACCAGCGCGTGAGCCTGACGCCGGTACGCAAGTTCTGGCTGGCCTGGAAAGTTCAGGCGCTGGGCAGAATATGA
- a CDS encoding potassium transporter Kup, producing the protein MIAALGVVFGDIGTSPLYAFKETMNPEHGVPFSPDSVLGLLSLIFWGLMFVVTLKYVVFVLRADHDGEGGILALQALARNAVAGPKTKPWVWNVIGMLGLVGAAMFYGDSLITPAISVLSAVEGLEVQAPVLQKAVLPITVIILIGLFAVQKKGTGVVGKVFGPVMLLWFLILAAAGLWQVLQQPQVLAALDPRRALGFLVEHRAQSLAVLGAVFLAFTGGEALYADMGHFGARPIRLAWLFIALPGLVLNYFGQGALVLGNPAAIDNPFFRLFPSWGVLPMVVLAAMATVIASQAVISGAFSLTAQAMRMGYLPRMRVIQTSGTAIGQIYVPTVNWLLMVGVLLLVLGFRSSGALSAAYGIAVSITMVTTTLLAGIVAWGLWRWNKVAVVVGAAAFVVVDLTFVVANSLKIAEGGWLTLAVAVVVMVLFTTWAKGRRLGLEAAAAESLPLRPFFESLALHMPHRVSGTAVFLNPDATAVPHALLHNLKHNQVLHEQVIVLRVQPSDTPRVDARNRIEAEQLMDGIWVVTAHHGFMERPDVPEFMRILAYQKTLAIDSMKTSYFVSRASVGEENLPGMNPVRRALFGWLQRNAGRASDYFELPDNRLVEMGLRT; encoded by the coding sequence ATGATCGCCGCGCTGGGCGTGGTGTTCGGCGACATCGGCACCTCGCCGCTCTACGCCTTCAAGGAGACGATGAACCCGGAGCACGGCGTGCCGTTCTCTCCCGACTCGGTGCTGGGCCTGCTCTCGCTGATCTTCTGGGGGCTGATGTTCGTGGTCACGCTGAAGTACGTGGTGTTCGTGCTGCGCGCCGACCACGACGGCGAGGGCGGCATCCTGGCGCTGCAGGCGCTGGCGCGCAACGCGGTGGCCGGGCCGAAGACAAAACCCTGGGTATGGAACGTGATCGGCATGCTCGGGCTGGTGGGCGCGGCCATGTTCTACGGCGACAGCCTCATTACCCCGGCCATCTCAGTGCTGTCGGCGGTCGAGGGCCTGGAGGTGCAGGCGCCGGTGCTGCAGAAGGCGGTGCTGCCGATCACGGTGATCATCCTCATAGGGCTGTTCGCGGTGCAGAAAAAAGGCACGGGCGTGGTCGGCAAGGTGTTCGGGCCGGTCATGCTGTTGTGGTTCCTGATACTCGCCGCGGCCGGGCTGTGGCAGGTGCTGCAGCAGCCGCAGGTGCTGGCGGCGCTCGATCCGCGCCGGGCCCTCGGTTTCCTGGTCGAGCACCGGGCGCAGTCGCTGGCGGTGCTGGGCGCGGTGTTCCTGGCCTTCACGGGCGGGGAGGCGCTGTATGCCGACATGGGGCATTTTGGCGCCAGGCCGATCCGGCTTGCCTGGCTGTTCATCGCGCTGCCGGGGCTGGTGCTGAACTACTTCGGGCAGGGTGCGCTGGTGCTGGGCAACCCGGCGGCCATCGACAACCCGTTCTTCCGGCTCTTTCCCTCTTGGGGCGTGCTGCCGATGGTGGTGCTGGCGGCCATGGCCACGGTCATTGCTTCGCAGGCGGTGATTTCGGGCGCCTTCTCGCTCACGGCGCAGGCGATGCGCATGGGCTACCTGCCGCGGATGCGGGTGATCCAGACCTCGGGCACGGCCATCGGTCAGATCTACGTGCCGACGGTCAACTGGCTGCTGATGGTGGGGGTGCTGCTGCTGGTGCTGGGCTTCCGCAGCTCGGGCGCGCTGTCGGCGGCTTACGGCATCGCGGTGTCGATCACCATGGTGACGACCACGCTGCTGGCCGGCATCGTGGCCTGGGGCCTGTGGCGTTGGAACAAGGTGGCGGTGGTGGTCGGCGCGGCGGCCTTCGTGGTGGTCGACCTGACCTTCGTGGTGGCCAACAGCCTCAAGATCGCGGAGGGCGGCTGGCTCACGCTGGCGGTGGCGGTCGTGGTGATGGTGCTCTTCACCACCTGGGCCAAGGGCCGCCGGCTGGGGCTGGAAGCCGCCGCGGCCGAGAGCCTGCCGCTGCGGCCCTTCTTCGAGTCGCTGGCACTGCACATGCCGCATCGCGTGAGCGGCACGGCGGTGTTCCTGAACCCCGACGCCACGGCGGTGCCGCATGCGCTGCTGCACAACCTCAAGCACAACCAGGTGCTGCACGAGCAGGTGATCGTGCTGCGCGTGCAGCCCAGCGACACGCCGCGCGTCGATGCGCGCAACCGCATCGAGGCCGAGCAGCTGATGGACGGCATATGGGTGGTCACGGCGCATCACGGCTTCATGGAGCGGCCGGACGTGCCCGAGTTCATGCGCATCCTGGCCTACCAGAAGACGCTGGCGATCGACTCGATGAAGACCTCGTATTTCGTCTCGCGCGCCTCGGTCGGCGAGGAAAACCTGCCGGGCATGAACCCGGTCCGGCGCGCGCTGTTCGGCTGGCTGCAGCGCAATGCGGGGCGGGCATCGGACTATTTCGAACTGCCCGACAACCGCCTGGTGGAGATGGGGCTGCGCACGTAG
- a CDS encoding tetratricopeptide repeat protein has product MLQRMFAALAFTLAVAFGMPSLAQAKTDAPAPKEPTIQQIYEAANGGRMSDADAMIAKVLKDHPSSAKAHFVHSELLAAEGKLDDARSELAKAKTLSPELDFAKPEAVERLTNKLDKPAPQTRSAPSRVSEPAAPAPRVTERGTSSVPWTPIVLLGLLVVGYLAFRRRVAPPATPVAPSYGPGPGMPGMQGAPAGYGSYGPGGNWTPAPPPAASPGMGLGSALATGAAVGVGAMVAQEAVRHWMHGSDSNTIDNRDNGTSRITDNGNTEMGRGLWPSSTTPESDRIVDNDFGIKDTSSWDDSSGGGSFDSGSDNSGGDNDW; this is encoded by the coding sequence ATGCTCCAGAGAATGTTCGCCGCCCTCGCCTTCACCCTTGCCGTGGCATTCGGCATGCCATCGCTCGCGCAGGCCAAGACCGACGCGCCGGCTCCCAAAGAGCCGACCATCCAGCAGATCTACGAGGCCGCCAACGGCGGCCGCATGTCCGACGCCGACGCGATGATCGCGAAGGTGCTGAAGGACCACCCGAGCAGCGCCAAGGCGCACTTCGTCCACTCCGAACTGCTCGCGGCCGAAGGCAAGCTCGACGACGCGAGAAGCGAGCTCGCGAAGGCGAAGACGCTGTCGCCCGAACTCGATTTCGCCAAGCCCGAGGCCGTCGAGCGGCTCACGAACAAGCTCGACAAGCCGGCGCCGCAGACCAGGAGCGCGCCCTCTCGCGTGAGCGAACCCGCCGCGCCTGCGCCGCGCGTCACCGAGCGCGGAACGAGCTCCGTGCCCTGGACGCCCATCGTCCTTTTGGGGCTGCTGGTCGTCGGGTATCTCGCCTTCCGGCGCCGTGTCGCGCCGCCCGCGACACCGGTCGCTCCGTCGTACGGCCCGGGCCCAGGAATGCCAGGCATGCAGGGCGCTCCGGCTGGCTACGGAAGCTATGGCCCCGGCGGCAACTGGACACCCGCGCCACCGCCCGCAGCCAGCCCCGGCATGGGCCTCGGATCGGCGCTTGCCACGGGTGCGGCGGTGGGCGTCGGCGCGATGGTCGCGCAGGAAGCGGTGCGCCACTGGATGCACGGCAGTGACAGCAACACGATCGACAACCGGGACAACGGCACGAGCCGCATCACCGACAACGGCAACACCGAAATGGGCCGCGGCCTCTGGCCTTCGTCGACCACGCCTGAGTCCGATCGCATCGTCGACAACGACTTCGGCATCAAGGACACGAGTTCCTGGGACGACTCGAGCGGCGGCGGCAGTTTCGACAGCGGCAGCGACAACAGCGGCGGCGACAACGACTGGTAA
- a CDS encoding efflux RND transporter permease subunit: MSGSPANTHDKPAGFNLSKWALDHAPLTRYLMVVLMVLGAFAYFQLGQDEDPPFTFRAMVVKTYWPGATAQQVAEQVTDKLERTLQEAPYADKIRSYSKPGESQIIFNIKDSSKSTEVANVWYTVRKKIGDMRATLPAGVQGPFFNDDFGDVYGVIYALESEGFSYAELKTLADDVRQQLLRVKDVAKVDQFGVQDEKVYIEISQKRLAQLGLDFNAVLQQLGSQNAVESAGSISSPQDVVQVRVAGQFTSVDQLRDMPIRGSSGSQIKLGDIADIHRGYVDPPAVKVHHQGKEVIALGVSMAKGGDIIALGKALKATTATIDKRLPAGVKLAQVQDQPVSVASSVNEFVGVLIEAVAIVLAVSIISLGLHKGGRFGWYIDMRPGLVVAITIPLVLAVTFLAMNYFGIGLHKISLGSLIIALGLLVDDAIIAVEMMVRKMEEGYDKARAATYAYDVTAKPMLTGTLITAAGFLPIGLAKSVTGEYTFAIFAVTVIALVLSWIVSVYFVPYLGTLLLKVKAHDPDAPPHEMFDSAFYNAFRRAVNWCVEHRWATIGATVLIFALGIVGMGKVQQQFFPDSSRPEILVDIWFPEGTSFAANEEVAKRVEKRFMEEAGVSTVSTWIGSGVPRFYLPLDQVFPQTNVSQLIVLAKDLKVRETLRLKLPQLLAQEFPEVRGRVKLLPNGPPVAYPVQFRVIGPDPALLRGHADEVKAVLRDNPNMRGVNDNWNESVKVIRLEVDQAKARALGVTSQAIAQASKTMFSGTTVGQYRENDLLIDIVLRQAPDERQAISDIGNAYIPTSSGRSIPLTQIAKPVFTWEPGVMWRENRDYAITVQGDVIEGLQGATVTTQLLPKLRELEAGWAAAGQGGYRVEVAGAAEESSKGSASIVAGVPIMLFLVFTLLMLQLHSFSRSLLVFITGPMGIAGVAGALLVLNRPFGFVALLGVIALMGMIQRNAVILIDQIEIDRAAGVPAWDAIVESAVRRLRPIVLTAAAAVLAMIPLSRSVFWGPMAVAIMGGLIVATVLTLLALPAMYAAAFRVKREPKAVPISV, from the coding sequence ATGAGCGGCAGCCCAGCGAACACCCACGACAAGCCCGCCGGCTTCAACCTCTCCAAATGGGCGCTGGACCACGCGCCCCTGACGCGCTACCTGATGGTGGTGCTGATGGTGCTGGGTGCGTTCGCGTACTTCCAGCTGGGGCAGGACGAAGACCCGCCGTTCACCTTCCGCGCCATGGTCGTCAAGACCTACTGGCCGGGCGCCACCGCGCAGCAGGTGGCCGAACAAGTGACCGACAAGCTCGAGCGCACGCTGCAGGAAGCGCCCTACGCCGACAAGATCCGCAGCTACTCGAAGCCGGGCGAGTCGCAGATCATCTTCAACATCAAGGACTCGTCGAAGTCCACCGAGGTCGCCAACGTCTGGTACACGGTGCGCAAGAAGATCGGCGACATGCGCGCCACCTTGCCGGCCGGCGTGCAGGGGCCGTTCTTCAATGACGACTTCGGCGACGTCTACGGCGTGATCTACGCGCTGGAAAGCGAAGGCTTCAGCTACGCCGAACTCAAGACGCTGGCCGACGACGTGCGCCAGCAGCTGCTGCGCGTGAAGGACGTGGCCAAGGTCGATCAGTTCGGTGTGCAGGACGAGAAGGTCTACATCGAGATCTCGCAGAAGCGCCTGGCCCAGCTCGGGCTCGACTTCAATGCGGTGCTGCAGCAGCTCGGCTCGCAGAACGCGGTGGAAAGCGCCGGCTCCATCTCGTCGCCGCAGGACGTGGTGCAGGTGCGCGTGGCCGGCCAGTTCACCAGCGTCGACCAGCTGCGCGACATGCCCATCCGCGGCAGCTCGGGCAGCCAGATCAAGCTGGGCGACATCGCGGACATCCACCGCGGCTATGTCGATCCGCCGGCGGTCAAGGTGCACCACCAGGGCAAGGAAGTGATCGCGCTCGGCGTGTCGATGGCCAAGGGCGGCGACATCATCGCGCTGGGCAAGGCACTGAAGGCCACCACCGCCACCATCGACAAGCGCCTGCCGGCCGGCGTGAAGCTGGCGCAGGTGCAGGACCAGCCGGTGTCCGTGGCCAGCTCGGTCAATGAATTCGTCGGGGTGCTGATCGAGGCCGTGGCCATCGTGCTGGCCGTGAGCATCATCTCGCTCGGGCTGCACAAGGGCGGGCGCTTCGGCTGGTACATCGACATGCGTCCGGGGCTGGTGGTGGCGATCACCATTCCGCTGGTACTGGCCGTGACCTTCCTGGCGATGAACTACTTCGGCATCGGGCTGCACAAGATATCGCTGGGCTCGCTCATCATCGCGCTCGGCCTCCTGGTGGACGACGCCATCATCGCGGTCGAGATGATGGTGCGGAAGATGGAAGAGGGCTACGACAAGGCCCGCGCAGCCACCTACGCCTACGACGTCACCGCCAAGCCGATGCTCACGGGCACGCTCATCACCGCCGCCGGCTTCCTGCCGATCGGCCTGGCCAAGTCGGTGACGGGCGAATACACCTTCGCGATCTTTGCCGTGACGGTGATCGCGCTGGTGCTGTCGTGGATCGTCTCGGTGTACTTCGTGCCGTACCTCGGCACGCTGCTGCTCAAGGTGAAGGCGCACGACCCCGATGCACCGCCGCACGAGATGTTCGACTCGGCTTTCTACAACGCCTTTCGCCGCGCGGTGAATTGGTGCGTGGAGCACCGCTGGGCGACCATCGGCGCCACTGTGTTGATCTTCGCGCTGGGTATCGTGGGCATGGGCAAGGTGCAGCAGCAGTTCTTCCCGGACTCGAGCCGGCCCGAGATCCTGGTCGACATCTGGTTCCCGGAAGGCACTTCGTTCGCCGCGAACGAGGAAGTTGCAAAGCGCGTGGAGAAACGATTCATGGAAGAGGCCGGCGTGAGTACGGTCAGCACCTGGATCGGCTCGGGCGTGCCACGCTTCTACCTGCCGCTGGACCAGGTGTTCCCGCAGACCAACGTGTCGCAGCTCATCGTGCTGGCCAAGGACCTGAAGGTGCGCGAAACGCTGCGCCTGAAGCTGCCGCAGCTGCTGGCGCAGGAGTTTCCCGAGGTGCGGGGCCGCGTCAAGCTGCTGCCCAACGGGCCGCCCGTGGCCTACCCGGTGCAGTTCCGCGTGATCGGACCCGACCCCGCGCTGCTGCGCGGCCACGCCGACGAGGTCAAGGCCGTGCTGCGCGACAACCCCAACATGCGCGGCGTGAACGACAACTGGAACGAGTCGGTGAAGGTGATCCGCCTCGAGGTCGACCAGGCCAAGGCCCGCGCCCTGGGCGTGACCAGCCAGGCCATCGCGCAGGCGTCGAAGACGATGTTCAGCGGCACCACCGTGGGCCAGTACCGCGAGAACGACCTGCTGATCGACATCGTGCTGCGCCAGGCGCCCGACGAGCGCCAGGCCATCTCGGACATCGGCAATGCCTACATCCCGACGAGCTCGGGCCGCTCGATTCCGCTCACGCAGATCGCCAAGCCGGTGTTCACCTGGGAGCCGGGCGTGATGTGGCGCGAGAACCGCGACTACGCCATCACCGTGCAGGGCGACGTGATCGAAGGCCTGCAGGGCGCGACCGTCACGACCCAGCTGCTGCCGAAGCTGCGCGAGCTGGAGGCCGGCTGGGCCGCGGCCGGGCAGGGCGGCTACCGCGTCGAAGTGGCGGGCGCGGCCGAGGAAAGCAGCAAGGGCTCGGCCTCCATCGTGGCCGGCGTGCCGATCATGCTGTTCCTGGTGTTCACGTTGCTGATGCTGCAGCTGCACAGCTTCAGCCGTTCGCTGCTGGTGTTCATCACCGGTCCGATGGGCATTGCCGGCGTGGCTGGCGCGCTGCTGGTGCTGAACCGGCCGTTCGGCTTCGTCGCGCTGCTGGGCGTGATCGCGCTGATGGGCATGATCCAGCGCAACGCGGTGATCCTGATCGACCAGATCGAGATCGACCGCGCGGCGGGCGTGCCGGCGTGGGACGCGATCGTCGAGTCGGCGGTGCGGCGGCTGCGCCCGATCGTGCTGACGGCGGCGGCCGCGGTGCTGGCGATGATCCCGCTGTCGCGCAGCGTGTTCTGGGGGCCGATGGCGGTTGCAATCATGGGCGGGCTGATCGTGGCAACGGTGTTGACCCTGCTCGCGTTGCCTGCGATGTACGCCGCTGCATTCCGTGTGAAGCGAGAGCCGAAAGCGGTGCCGATTAGCGTCTAA